The Lacrimispora xylanolytica genome has a segment encoding these proteins:
- a CDS encoding sugar phosphate isomerase/epimerase family protein, giving the protein MQIGIRLHDVAPGTIEERLKIAQEQGFCCAHLALTKTVKEHSVDDSALTPGYATYLRKLFAKYDVDIAVLGCYLNLAHPDPVELKKIQERYFAHLRFASMLGCSVVGTETGAPNAEYRFVPESHTEESLQTFIKNFRPVVECAEKFGVIMAIEPVWSHIVYDSKQALKVLKEIDSPNLRIILDPVNLLSVENSVRYDEVIGEAIKDLGEYTDVVHMKDFVIEGDKVVSGAPGTGTMKYDTILNFIKKDKPFVQMTIEDSTPDNAEWSRKFLEDFK; this is encoded by the coding sequence ATGCAGATTGGAATCCGGTTACACGATGTAGCACCAGGCACAATAGAAGAACGATTAAAGATTGCACAGGAACAGGGATTTTGCTGTGCTCATCTGGCATTAACCAAAACGGTGAAGGAGCATTCCGTAGACGACTCTGCATTGACTCCAGGCTATGCTACCTATCTTCGTAAGCTGTTTGCCAAGTATGATGTGGATATTGCAGTGTTAGGCTGTTATCTGAATCTGGCACATCCTGATCCGGTTGAGCTTAAAAAGATTCAGGAACGTTATTTTGCACATCTTCGTTTTGCCTCCATGTTAGGATGCAGCGTAGTGGGTACGGAAACCGGGGCACCTAATGCAGAATACCGCTTTGTACCGGAAAGCCATACAGAGGAATCCTTACAGACTTTCATTAAGAATTTTCGTCCCGTGGTAGAATGCGCGGAAAAATTTGGTGTTATCATGGCCATAGAACCAGTGTGGAGCCACATTGTATATGACTCCAAACAGGCGTTAAAGGTGCTTAAGGAAATTGATTCCCCTAATTTAAGAATCATTCTGGATCCGGTTAACCTCCTTTCGGTAGAAAACAGTGTTCGTTATGATGAAGTGATTGGGGAAGCCATTAAGGATCTGGGAGAGTATACGGACGTGGTTCATATGAAGGATTTTGTCATTGAAGGTGACAAGGTAGTATCCGGCGCACCAGGAACTGGCACCATGAAGTATGATACCATTCTTAATTTTATTAAGAAGGACAAACCATTTGTCCAGATGACCATAGAAGACAGCACACCAGACAATGCGGAATGGTCCAGGAAATTTCTTGAGGATTTTAAATAA